TCttatagttatccttaactacatccaaacagccggacccctgcggtccggagtcctgttctcccagcagcggcccagaccgttccacagttgggaaaggtccggagacaccacgtgtcccggaagaggcaggaactcgtgcgcaagcagccggggctccggacctcccaaggagaccggacccccgcagggtcccggacccctcatggggtcccggaccccctgtatagtaaccggacccctcactaagggaagaaatcggcaccccgcgtcggggtggtctgGGGACGTCACATGTCTGCAAGatatggccgtttgggtttccttactaacgttcacccaccattgcattcattgcggttggtggacgtctgcattgatatgacagaagctgaggcgtttcattgaccaggtgacactattgatcgcgtattaccaaggcagtgaagCCGCTGACGGCTCCCATACCGCATCTGCCAGCCTGCCgtgacagatggatacgacggctcggcttcgcccattatgacgctacataatagcctcagcaggccacgccgcaagctacgctactccaacgggcgcctcgctgatgggacaagagaagacccccctgagtcagaggagcagcagtacgcatatcggaggaaagattcgctaccactgtagccacagtcacgttgggcccacctgtcggggcatcaacgttctatgtatccgctcccccttgatctataaaaggagggggcgccgctagaaaacctcaggcggggcaagagccaaggccagcagaggataggttcatacacaccaccaagaacaatacatctcctagtggacgtagggtattacgctccggcggcccgaaccactctaaatcgtgtgttcttgagtccttgtctcagcgtagaTCCAACCCCATCGCCTaatacttccccgagtactccctcactgggaataggcgggtgcgttccgccacccgactGTGGGTACCATAGAACCCCACAACACCCCCGTTTCCTTGCGTTGCGGTTCGCGGGGGAGCAGAGAGAGCGAGCCGCGACGCGTTCGAGCGGCGGGCGTTGGATCGGATGCGCGCTCGCTGCCTGAGCCTGACGGCTTCTTTCACCAACCGGGCAAGCAAGGTAgaagccggggggggggggggggggcagtcgGGGGCTCGTGGCACGCGTACGACACGGCCAGAGCTGCTCCATTCCATGGGGAAGGATCGAAGTCGAAGGAAGGACCGGTCAGGCATGGATGATGTCATACGTTTAGGATTTGGTCGCGGTCAACCTGACCGCGTGTGTGGTGCCCTCCGGTTACCCACTGCTGGCACCTAAACTCGCGAGCCACACATGGGGGCAGTCAAGAGCCATTACGACGACGGCGAAGAAATGGCACGAGTCGCACGTCATGATCGAGCTAGAGATGTTGTGTAGCCGCGTGAATAATGCCGAACAGTCGCGCCTGGACAGTTCGCAGTTACCTACTGGCCCTCACCAACGCCTGGTCCCGTGGCGTGCTGGCCGGCGTCCCCGGTCCGGCGGTCCCGGGTTTGTTCGTCGAGGTCCCGGGCCTTTCGTTGATTCGCTCGTAACTTGGACGCAACCCAAACCCATCCTTATGATCCACAGACAAAAATAGCTTCTCTAGTCGACCACGATCGTACGGGATTGTGAAGTGCCCTGTTCTCCCACACCACACCCATGTCTCTCTCAAGACAACCAATTTGACGGCTAGTGATCCGAGTCCCAACTCCCAACTCTGAATAAGCCTGAACTGGAGCTTTGGTTCTCCCAACTCTGAATGACCCGTCACTTCTCTTCTTCGGAGCAAGTTTCCAAACGCGCCACTGATCACGACTACAACATGCCGTGCCTGTCCGAGTCCGATCGCGACTTGCGGCGACAAAGGGCCGCCGAGGTCGTGAGGAGGCCTGCGAGTTGTGATCCAGACGTCTCACAAAATTTCACCGGTCCGGTACGTACAGATAAGCTCATGACAGCGTGCTCCATGAATCCAACATTTGTACACATGAGGTTCTTTCCGGTCGATGTCTTCCCTTTGATAGAAAGCTTTGGCACCACAGAAGCTACAAAGTTGGAGCATTTCAACAAAATGGATTGCTACAAAGTTCCTTTACCAGAATTACATAGCAAAGACGCCCTTCATCTTTGCCCGCCCCCAGATAAATTGCATCTTAGCAACAGCAGTTCAGGTACAGAGTCTGCATGTACAGGCTACAAGCTCAGGCCAGCCACAGAAAGGATTTGTAACGGTGCAACTTTGGCAACCGGATAAGAAACCCCGACACCACAAAGCAAACTCGAGACTGGTGGCAGCTTCCACAGCAGTGCAGCGCTGAAAGAAGATGGATATGTACAGTTCCATTGTCTATCCCTTTGTCCATCTTAAGGTCTGGGGTTTCGCAAAGCATTCGGTCAAGCCACAACGAGATTCATCACCACGACAGGGCAAGAAGATCGACATCAACAGGCCCTCCTCCGGCTGCCACCGCTAGGGCTTCTAGGGCTCCTTGGGTTCCCTTGATTGGAGAAAGGATGCCTGGTCTGGGCCATTGGTGAACTGCTGCCAACAGCCCCATGATTCATAAAGCGACGGGGAGAATCATTTCTCATGCTTTGGGTCTCTGCCGCAAGTTGTTTAGCCTCCTCTTGTAACATAGATAGCTGTTCACATGCAAAAGTCAAGGTTAGTCCCTAACAAGGCTGGGCATTGTCACAGGATACAAGCTAGTTTTACTCACCCGAAGTTCATTTTCCTTCACGCGATCCTGAAGTGCAGTTATAGCTGGACTCAAACTAGTGAACAAAACGTGAACCAGATAAGTTGAGATACAATATGCAGCATATTTGGCTAAAATGAGACAAGGAGGCTGTGTTCTCACCAATACTCCATTAGTTTGCAGAGAGATGAGTTGTATGTAGATGTATGGTGAATAGATGTGAGGGGATGAATTTTCCCATCACTGCAACACAAAGTATAGCATTTACCACAGAAGAAAGCATCATATTTTATGTATACTGTTGTCATGAAGGAACTTTAAGTACCAAATATTTTGTTGCATAGCTTGATTATATGCCGATTGCTCCTCTTCAAAAAGGACTCGTTGCATATCGCAGTAAGACGCCATTGCAGTGTCCAGCTTGAGCAGGTGTCTTGTAGGAAGCACAATAAGTGGCACCTCCTTCCTTACATACTCTGCGCCGCTATTGGCAAAAATAACTGCTTATTAGAAACTAGATGGTTGTATTAAATAACACTACCTTTGGTAAATCCAATAATCCATACATGAATATTTTATCACAACGAAAACATTAAACATTTCATATCGGGCTTCTCACACATAATAAAGTTAAATACTCTTGATCTCATCTGATACATCAGCAGCGAGGAAATGACATGATCACATGACACTACAACAGCATAGGGGGAAGCACACATAGAACAATATTAGCACTACTCCATATCGATATTTTACCAATCAACAGGGGTAGTGTGAAAAGAACATCACGGAGTCAATAAGATTACTGCTAGGGAAAAGTGAAAACACAAGTCACTACACAATTATTTTCTACAAAGAAGGAAATTGCGACAGTAACCATATGGGAAAGaagtttctcttttcttttttgaaaaccCAATGCAAGAGATTCattaattcaaaaaatgaacACCTATGAGGAAAACTAGATGTATTTGCATTGAGAAAAGGTCCGAGAATCGGAGCCAAACAGAGGGGTTAAACCTGTGTAGCATATAAGACTTACATGTTAAATTAATAAAGCAAGAAAAGTCATCCATGTTTGAGCCGAATAGAACTAGAAGTCTGGAGCATGGCCGCCTGGGCAATGAGGGCAGTCGGGTATATATAACAACCTATGAGTTAGTCTAAGTGCCTATGTCATCTTTCATTTCCGTGCCTATGTCTTCCAAAAAATAATTTGAACAGTACATAGAGTCATTTGAAAGTCTCATAAAGTAAAGTAGGGTTAAATTGACACTACAGATCGGTGCAGCATAAAAAAAAGTAATAAAGAGAGTGCAAGCTAATACAAATTGTTCAAGATTCTAAACACCAAACACATCAACTATTAGTGTATCTGTTCAAGAAACAAGATAGCACATCATTTGGATACCTTATGTCCATATTTGACCGGTGCAAAGCCTCCTGGATACTTGGTGTCATATCTGAATCATATGGATCAATAGATGTTTCTTGCATGTTATCAGGATTGTAGGGAACAATAGCATTTTCTCTGGGTTGATGCTTTGCTGAATGATTTGTGTCAGGATGAGAGTAAAGATCCATATCTGGTGATCTTCCCCAGGCCTATTGTAAATAGAGAGATGCTCAGTTAGTTAGCCAATATACTAGTAAGTAAAGTAGGCACACTACAGAACTGCACTAGTTAACGCCCCTAGTGGCTCATACATGACAACAAACATCGTGCATAATTGAAATGAGTTGATTAAAAATGTTCAACACAAATGAGCCATTCGATGGATCAACAAAGATTCGCTGAATAAGGTAGTAAAAACACGGTGACAACATACACCACACATTAGGTTTCTTTTATTATACAATAACAAGCTCCTTAACCTCACTAGATGGTACTAACAAATTCAACTAAGCAACCTGTGACACAGGCAGAAGAGGCAATAAAATGCCCCAGTTGATAAGGATCAGCGGACAGGATTGCCAAAAAAATATTGCAATTGTGACAGATTGGTGCTGCACAGGCAAATCATTCACAGGTGTAGATATCCTACACTTCTACAGCTGGAAAGTGAAAGCAGTAATCATATTTAGACTGCCATCCTAAAAACATGAAATGCTACATATTTGAAATCTGAGTGCTTATCTCTTTCTGCTGCAAACCCTTCCATTAAGAAGATACGGCATTTTATCTGCCAGTGAGTACCTTCAGCAAATCAGAATCTAAAACCTCATAGTTGTAGCCAAACCAAAGACACAATCTAAAATTAACATCACAGGCAGCACTAGCTATTAGAATTATGCTTTATGATTTTACCAAACCAACTGAAATtaagtaacaaaaaaaaacactgaGCGCATTAATCACTCCATCATGTGATGGAGGAATCCAAACATGCAATTGAAGGCAGAATACTAAATTTGAATGGATAACAAAATAATTCAATGGATAGACAAATTTTAAGCCTACAATTAGAACTTTCTTAATCAACATGAATACTGCTTGAGTGGCGATTCCATCCAAGCACCATATAATGCATCTTAATAAATTAATCTAACCGAGCCAGCATGTTCAAGTATAATGGCATCTGCAAGAGCTTCTGAACATAAACATGAGGACAACAATCACTTAAATGATTAACGTGGGTCGATGTTCAAAGCTGGAACCAACTTCCATATCTAGAAAATactataaattaaaaaaaaataaacagcaTACAATAAACAGGACGTATCCAAGTCCATGACCAGCTATAAATTAACTCTATGGGTTTAATGTACATTGTACACTTCTTATTCTAAACATTCTCCTTCTAGAAGGCAATTACACAGAGTTGCTTGAATCATGCACAGAATATAGATGTACTGCAAGCCAGAAAAGACCATAGTGGTGCAAATACCAACAAAGGAAAGTAGCGAAGAAACGGGCATCAAACTAATTCCGTAAATACATGTGGCATCAGAGTAAACCTTGCTATTCTTTGAAGCTCTGGAATCCCCTGTGTCCTGTTCAATGCCTTCAAATGCAGAATTTGAGGCAAATGCATTATCTGATGAACTCCAGGATGAATCAAGATCAATCACTGGAGCCATAGCAAGAGGAAGTGTGGTACGTTGTTGTCCACCCTGTGACTGAAAGGCAATCACTTGGATTTTTCCAGCCTGCGGACATATCAAAATCCAATTCAGCAAGAATAATGTATGGACATGTGCTCAAAAAAGGATGTAACCATGCTATTTATATTAAGTTTATAAGCATTCGTACCTTTTGAGCATCTTCACTAAAACAAGAGAATATCAGCCCCACAAAGCCTGTATCCAGCAACTGAAACATCGCTTGGGTACGAACATCTGGAAAATAAGACTCATGCGgattatatataaaataaagttACAAAGATATTGAAGATGGGAAAGATCTCATGTGAGAATGAAGACGCAAGCCCATAAGCAGATGCACTAGCGAATTCTCAAGACCTACAGCTACATACCCACCATCAAGTGGTCAAGAAATTGACCCTCTGCCTTTGTAATTGATATGGTAGATCTAGGGATAGCACGAAGAACCTGTTCGTCGCCCTCCCTTGGAGGCTCTGACTACTTTTAGGGTTCTTCTTGCTTGCCTCTAATTGATACATGATAGTCTCTTTTATAGAGACGActgacttgacccctaagcaatatCCTAACCGAATCAATCTAACTTATCTCTTTCCTAACAAACCCATGTAATCCTTATTCCCGGCACTGTTCGCGCGGTACTGTTCACGCGGTACAGTACCGCGTGGGCCCTGGACCGGCTCCACTTTCCATAACACTACTCCACCCTTCCAagacagctcgtcctcgagctgtgGTGGGTGGTGGTAGCTGCAGCAGAGAAGTAGAGGGGATGCCACggcgaagatgatgtcgagGTTGCTGTTCAGGCCACCTATGGCCCATGTTCTCCTTCGGGGCGTTCACCAGCATGTGCTCGAGCGCTTCATCGGCGCTAGACATCACCAAGGTGTCCAGGAAGCAGAGGACGCCTTCGCGAACGCTGATGGCGAAGCCGTCATCGGCCTTGCCGTAGATGCAGTAGGAGGTCGCCGTCGATGCCGATGCGGGCGACGAAGGGAGCAGGTGAGGCGGCACAGCCAACAACGAGGAGGCGCGCCCGTCGAAGCTGAAGACAGGGCCGCGCTTGCCGCAGTGGGCACAGCCGTAGGCGCTGGCGCGGACTGGGTCGCCGGGGCCACGGCAGGCGATGGAGACGCCAAAGCCGAGGCCGCTCGTGGCGCTGGAGAACCTTCGATGGGCGGTAGCAGGTGGACGAACAGTCTCGGACGTATGCAGGCGCGCACGGACGCGCGGGCGGCTGCAGACGGGCAGAGGTGCACGCGGACGGCGTGCTGGCGGCCGCGGACGTAGGTGCGCGAACGACGCGCGGGCGGCCACGGATGGAGGTGCGCGGACGGGCACCGCGCGACGAGCGCGAATAGGCGCGTACAGCCGCGGACGGGGGCGCGACGGGCGGGGAAGGATCCATCGTGATGGGGGATGGACACCGCGGCGGACGGGGCAGCCATATCCGCGACGGGCGGATACCCTGCTGATGAGGATGCGCGCCGATGAGGGAGGTTTCGCCAGGCGACGATGGACTGGCGGCGACGGATCCATGATGGGTAGGGGCTGCTGCTCCCCGAGCGGATCGACGACGCCGGCCGACGCAGCTGGTGTCGCCGGTGGCAGCAGCATCAGAGACGTCGGCGGAGCTCCTGGCGCCACCGGTGGAGCAGCGGGGGATGGCGGTAACGGCGTCCGTGGTGCAGGGGTCGACGAAGACGAACCCGTGCGTGGAGCGTCGTAACCCGGAGGcgaggccgcgcgtggcgcaggcGTAGGCGCCATGACCCCGCGGGGCACGGCGTGCAGCGTGGATGGTGGAGGcaccggcggctgcggcggagggGAAGGCGCCGGCGGAGTCGCTGGCGTCGCCTGCGGTGGAGATGGCGCCGGCGGGTCCACATGCGGTACTGGTGTGGGAGGCGCCGGCATGGGAGGCATCGATGTCGGGGGTGATGCAGGGGCAGGCACCCTTGTCGTTGTGGCCGCAGTGGGTGCCGGTGAGGATGCCCAGCACATGGAGTCGAGCTTGGCGAAGATCTCGGCGACGATGGAAGATGCAGTCGCAGGCCGCGCTGATGTTGGTTCGGCGGCCGGTGCAAACTTGCGGCTGATGGCAACAACAAATCCTGCCCACGAAGGAACGCCAATGTTCCTCTCCACCCAGCAGTACCACTGATATGCGCTACCCTTCAATTTGAAAGAAGCAATCCATACCTTATCATCTTCTACTGTCTCCCATGCGTCGAAGCACAGGTTGCAACGGTGCAACCACTGCAAGGGATCAGAACTCCCATCAAAGGCAGGGATGCGGAGTTTGTGGGCGATCGTGGGGGCTGCCATGGACAAACTGCTGTAGATGCAATCTGGACGTGGTGCTGGATTGGGTTTAGGGGTGGGAGTTGGGTGGGATTTATGGTGATGGTGGCTGAATTGGATGGTGTCGCAAGATCGAAGGCTCTGAATACCAAATGATATGGTAGATCTAGGGATAGCACGAAGAACATGTTCGTCGCCCTCCCTTGGAGGCTCTGACTACTTTTAGGGTTCTTCTTGCTTGCCTCTAATTGATACATGATAGTCTCTTTTATAGAGACGActgacttgacccctaagcaatatCCTAACCGAATCAATCTAACTTATCTCTTTCCTAACAAACCCATCTAATCCTTATTCCCGGCACTGTTCGCAATGATACTGCTCCAATGAATGCATTATACAGCCTGTTTGGGAGCAGTGCACTCCACAAAATTCAGCTCCAATCCCAAATCTTCAAGCTGAacaccaccagctccaccaACTCCAACTTCATGAAAAACATGGATCTAGGGGGGCTACTCCAAGGATTTTGTGGAGTTCCTCAAGAGGTGCTCTAAGTCGTTGTCCTCATGAAGCTCTGGAGCAAAGCTACATGTCTAATTTTAGCAAATTCCCAAACCCAAGCAATAAAAAGCATAGCTACTTTGTACCAATGGCCTCTAGCATACTTTTTTTTTAAGCCTGGCCTCTAGCACATCCATTACCAGAAATTGCAAGTGGAT
The nucleotide sequence above comes from Panicum virgatum strain AP13 chromosome 3K, P.virgatum_v5, whole genome shotgun sequence. Encoded proteins:
- the LOC120697966 gene encoding lys-63-specific deubiquitinase BRCC36-like, giving the protein MSLTSVKIGEEVWLTCLSHALTTETEEVMGLLLGDVESSSRGGATAVIWGASPQMRCERKKDRVEVNPELLAAASAQAEKLTATINKTTRVIGWYHSHPHITVLPSHVDVRTQAMFQLLDTGFVGLIFSCFSEDAQKAGKIQVIAFQSQGGQQRTTLPLAMAPVIDLDSSWSSSDNAFASNSAFEGIEQDTGDSRASKNSKAWGRSPDMDLYSHPDTNHSAKHQPRENAIVPYNPDNMQETSIDPYDSDMTPSIQEALHRSNMDISGAEYVRKEVPLIVLPTRHLLKLDTAMASYCDMQRVLFEEEQSAYNQAMQQNICDGKIHPLTSIHHTSTYNSSLCKLMEYCLSPAITALQDRVKENELRLSMLQEEAKQLAAETQSMRNDSPRRFMNHGAVGSSSPMAQTRHPFSNQGNPRSPRSPSGGSRRRAC